From Panthera uncia isolate 11264 chromosome E1, Puncia_PCG_1.0, whole genome shotgun sequence, one genomic window encodes:
- the KCNJ16 gene encoding inward rectifier potassium channel 16 has translation MSYYGSSYPIVNVDPKYPGYPPEHIVAEKRRARRRLLHKDGSCNVYFKHIFGEWGSYVVDIFTTLVDTKWRHMFVIFSLSYILSWLIFGSIFWLIAFHHGDLLNDPDITPCVDNVHSFTAAFLFSLETQTTIGYGYRCVTEECSVAVLMVILQSILSCIINTFIIGAALAKMATARKRAQTIRFSYFALIGMRDGKLCLMWRVGDFRPNHVVEGTVRAQLLRYTEDSEGRMTMAFKDLKLVNDQIILVTPVTIVHEIDHESPLYALDRKAVAKDNFEILVTFIYTGDSTGTSHQSRSSYVPREILWGHRFNDVLEVKRKYYKVNCLQFEGSVEVYAPFCSAKQLDWKDQQLHNMEKTPPVRGPGTSDTKVRRRSFSAVAIVSSCENPEETTTSATDECKEAPYQKAVLTLNRISVESQM, from the coding sequence ATGAGCTATTACGGCAGCAGCTATCCGATTGTAAACGTGGACCCCAAATACCCAGGCTACCCCCCAGAGCACATCGTAGCTGAGAAGAGAAGAGCCAGAAGACGTCTGCTCCACAAAGATGGCAGCTGTAATGTGTACTTCAAGCACATTTTTGGAGAATGGGGGAGCTACGTGGTTGACATTTTCACCACCCTGGTAGATACCAAGTGGCGCCACATGtttgtgatattttctttatcctatATTCTCTCCTGGTTGATATTTGGCTCTATCTTCTGGCTCATTGCCTTTCATCACGGTGATCTGTTAAATGATCCAGACATCACACCTTGTGTTGACAACGTCCATTCCTTCACCGCGGCATTTTTATTCTCCCTGGAAACCCAGACCACCATAGGTTACGGTTACCGCTGTGTCACTGAAGAATGCTCTGTGGCCGTACTCATGGTGATCCTTCAGTCCATCTTGAGCTGCATCATAAATACCTTCATCATTGGAGCCGCCTTAGCCAAAATGGCAACCGCTCGAAAGAGAGCCCAAACCATTCGGTTTAGCTATTTTGCACTCATAGGGATGAGAGACGGGAAACTTTGCCTCATGTGGCGCGTTGGTGATTTCCGACCAAACCACGTGGTAGAAGGCACAGTGAGAGCCCAACTTCTCCGCTACACAGAAGACAGCGAAGGGCGGATGACGATGGCCTTTAAAGACCTAAAGTTGGTTAATGATCAGATCATTCTTGTCACACCAGTAACTATTGTTCATGAAATTGACCATGAGAGCCCTCTGTATGCCCTTGACCGAAAAGCAGTGGCCAAAGATAACTTTGAGATTTTGGTGACATTTATCTATACTGGTGATTCCACGGGGACTTCCCACCAATCCAGAAGTTCCTACGTTCCCCGAGAAATTCTCTGGGGCCACAGGTTCAATGACGTCCTGGAAGTTAAGAGAAAGTATTACAAGGTGAACTGCTTACAGTTTGAGGGGAGCGTGGAAGTCTATGCCCCCTTCTGCAGTGCCAAACAACTGGACTGGAAAGACCAGCAGCTCCACAACATGGAAAAAACCCCTCCGGTCCGAGGACCTGGCACGTCAGACACCAAGGTCAGAAGAAGGTCATTTAGCGCGGTTGCCATTGTCAGCAGTTGTGAAAACCCAGAGGAGACCACCACCTCGGCCACGGATGAGTGTAAGGAAGCACCTTATCAGAAAGCTGTCTTGACTTTAAATAGAATCTCTGTAGAATCCCAAATGTAG